A single Melopsittacus undulatus isolate bMelUnd1 chromosome 11, bMelUnd1.mat.Z, whole genome shotgun sequence DNA region contains:
- the DUS1L gene encoding tRNA-dihydrouridine(16/17) synthase [NAD(P)(+)]-like codes for MPKLRGEAFWRETLRSAHYVVAPMVDQSELAWRLLSRRHGAQLCYTPMLHAQVFLRDANYRRENLYDEACPEDRPLIVQFCANDPEVFVQAALLAQDYCDAIDLNLGCPQMIAKRGHYGAFLQEEWDLLQRMILLANEKLSVPITCKIRVFPEIDKTVKYAQMLEKAGCQLLTVHGRTKEQKGPLAGVASWEHIQAVRKAVNIPVFANGNIQCLSDVEECIRKTGVHGVMSAEGNLHNPALFEGRNPLVWEMAEEYLEIVQKYPCPLSYVRAHLFKLWHHTLQVYQQLREELAKVKTLEGIVDVNRELKLRCQEEIANQKEGEKPKEGLPFFHWICQPYIRPGPKERCKENGASEKGVRGKRALEEEEDGNAELLSKNKQKKKLRNPNKSFDPSLKPKYAKCDQCGNPKGNKCVFNMCRGCCKKSAFKATADCPGHGLLFKTKYEKSLLWQSSQRVIQNPEVSRRGDVDVGETAVLKEACDSAVLKL; via the exons ATGCCGAAGCTGCGCGGAGAGGCCTTCTGGAGGGAGACGTTGCGGAGCGCGCACTACGTGGTGGCGCCCATGGTGGACCAGAGCGAGCTGGCCTGGAGGCTGCTGAGCCGCCGCCACGGAGCCCAGCTCTGCTACACGCCCATGCTGCACGCCCAGGTCTTCCTCAGGGACGCCAACTACCGCCGGGAGAACCTCTACGACGAGGCCTGTCCGGAGGACCGCCCGCTCATCGTGCAG tTCTGTGCCAATGACCCTGAAGTGTTTGTCCAAGCAGCACTGTTGGCTCAGGATTATTGCGATGCCATAGACCTAAATCTGGGTTGCCCCCAAATGATTGCAAAGAGAG GTCACTACGGAGCATTTCTGCAAGAGGAATGGGATCTTCTTCAGAGAATGA TTTTGCTGGCGAATGAGAAGCTCTCTGTTCCCATCACATGCAAAATCCGCGTTTTCCCAGAAATTGACAAGACGGTGAAGTATGCACAGATGCTGGAGAAGGCTGGATGCCAG CTGCTGACTGTGCATGGCCGTACTAAAGAACAGAAGGGACCGCTTGCTGGCGTGGCGTCCTGGGAGCACATTCAGGCTGTCAG AAAAGCTGTAAACATTCCTGTATTTGCAAATGGAAACATCCAGTGTCTCAGTGATGTTGAAGAATGTATCCGTAAAACAGGAGTGCATGGTGTCATGAGTGCAG AAGGTAATCTCCATAACCCAGCTTTGTTTGAGGGCCGAAACCCATTGGTGTGGGAGATGGCTGAGGAGTATCTGGAGATAGTGCAGAAGTACCCTTGTCCATTGTCTTATGTTAGGGCTCATCTCTTCAAGCTCTGGCATCACAC GCTTCAAGTTTACCAGCAACTGCGTGAAGAATTAGCAAAAGTGAAGACTCTAGAGGGCATTGTAGATGTCAACAGGGAGCTGAAACTACGATGCCAG GAAGAAATAGCTAatcagaaagaaggagaaaagccaAAAGAAGGGTTACCTTTCTTCCACTGGATCTGTCAGCCATACATCAGGCCGGG GCCAAAGGAGAGATGCAAGGAGAACGGAGCCAGTGAAAAAGGTGTGCGAGGAAAACGTGCtttggaagaggaggaagatggaAATGCTGAGCTTCTGtcaaagaataaacaaaaaaagaagctgagaaACCCAAATAAAAGCTTTGATCCATCTTTAAAAC CCAAATATGCAAAATGTGATCAATGTGGAAACCCTAAG GGCAATAAATGTGTGTTTAACATGTGCCGAGGCTGCTGTAAGAAAAGTGCATTCAAAGCAACAGCAGACTGCCCAG GTCATGGCTTACTTTTTAAGACCAAATATGAAAAATCCCTTTTATGGCAGAGTAGTCAAAGAGTAATTCAAAACCCAGAGGTCAGTCGGAGAGGAGACGTAGATGTGGGGGAGACTGCTGTACTGAAGGAGGCTTGTGACAGTGCAGTGTTGAAGCTTTGA
- the GPS1 gene encoding COP9 signalosome complex subunit 1 isoform X2: MQIDVDPQEDQQNAPDINYVVENPTLDLEQYASSYSGLMRIERLQFIADHCPQLRVEALKMALSFVQRTFNVDVYEEIHRKLSEATRELQNTPDAVPDSGIEPPPLDSAWVEATRKKALLKLEKLDTDLKNYKGNSIKESIRRGHDDLGDHYLDCGDLSNALKCYSRARDYCTSAKHVINMCLNVIKVSVYLQNWSHVLSYVSKAESTPEIAEQRGERDSQTQAILTKLKCAAGLAELAARKYKQAAKCFLLASFDHCDFPELLSPSNVAVYGGLCALATFDRQELQRNVISSSSFKLFLELEPQVRDIIFKFYESKYASCLKMLDEMKDNLLLDMYLAPHVRTLYTQIRNRALIQYFSPYVSADMHKMATAFNTTVAALEDELTQLILEGLINARIDSHSKILYARDVDQRSTTFEKSLLMGKEFQRRAKAMILRAAVLRNQIHVKSPPREGGQGDLTPANSQSRMSTNM; the protein is encoded by the exons ATGCAGATTGACGTAGATCCACAAGAAGATCAGCAAAATGCACCTGATATCAACTATGTGGTGGAGAACCCCACTCTG GATTTGGAGCAGTATGCCTCGAGCTACAGTGGGCTGATGAGAATTGAGCGACTGCAGTTCATTGCTGATCACTGCCCTCAGCTGCGGGTGGAAGCTCTCAAGATGGCTCTGTCATTTGTCCAGAGAACTTTCAATGTTGATGTGTAtgaagaaatacacagaaagttGTCTGAGGCCACCAG AGAACTGCAGAACACACCTGATGCTGTCCCTGACAGTGGAATTGAACCCCCTCCTCTTGACTCAGCTTGGGTTGAAGCTACACGCAAAAAAGCTCTTCTTAAACTGGAGAAACTCGACACAGATCTGAAAAATTACAAAGGAAACTCCATCAAGGAGAGTATCAG GAGAGGCCATGATGACTTGGGGGATCATTACCTTGACTGTGGGGACCTCAGCAACGCTCTCAAGTGTTACTCACGAGCCCGTGATTATTGCACCAGTGCTAAACATGTTATCAACATGTGCCTCAATGTCATCAAG GTCAGTGTCTACCTCCAGAATTGGTCTCATGTTCTGAGCTATGTAAGCAAGGCTGAGTCTACACCAGAAATTGCAGAA caaagaggagaaagagacaGCCAGACACAAGCAATTCTCACCAAACTGAAATGTGCAGCAG GCTTGGCTGAACTAGCTGCTCGGAAGTACAAACAGGCAGCAAAGTGCTTCTTACTGGCATCATTTGATCACTGTGATTTCCCTGAG CTGTTATCTCCCAGCAATGTGGCTGTGTATGGTGGTCTCTGTGCCCTTGCTACCTTTGACCGTCAGGAACTGCAACGAAATGTTATCTCCAGCAG CTCCTTCAAATTGTTTTTGGAGCTGGAGCCGCAGGTTCGTGACATCATCTTCAAGTTTTATGAATCCAAATATGCTTCATGCCTGAAGATGCTGGATGAGATGAAG GACAATCTGCTGCTGGACATGTACCTTGCACCTCATGTCAGGACACTTTATACCCAGATTCGAAATCGTGCCCTTATTCAG taCTTCAGCCCCTATGTGTCAGCAGATATGCACAAGATGGCCACTGCTTTTAATACTACAGTGGCTGCTCTGGAAGATGAACTTACACAGCTGATCCTGGAGGGACTGATCAATGCCAGAATAGACTCACACAGTAAG ATTCTTTACGCTCGAGATGTAGATCAGCGTAGCACAACTTTTGAGAAGTCTTTACTAATGGGCAAAGAGTTTCAGCGCCGTGCCAAAGCCATGATCCTGCGTGCTGCGGTCTTGCGCAACCAAATACATGTGAAG TCTCCTCCGAGAGAAGGCGGCCAAGGGGATCTTACTCCAGCAAACAGCCAGTCCAGGATGAGCACCAACATGTGA
- the GPS1 gene encoding COP9 signalosome complex subunit 1 isoform X1: protein MPLPVQVFNLQGAVEPMQIDVDPQEDQQNAPDINYVVENPTLDLEQYASSYSGLMRIERLQFIADHCPQLRVEALKMALSFVQRTFNVDVYEEIHRKLSEATRELQNTPDAVPDSGIEPPPLDSAWVEATRKKALLKLEKLDTDLKNYKGNSIKESIRRGHDDLGDHYLDCGDLSNALKCYSRARDYCTSAKHVINMCLNVIKVSVYLQNWSHVLSYVSKAESTPEIAEQRGERDSQTQAILTKLKCAAGLAELAARKYKQAAKCFLLASFDHCDFPELLSPSNVAVYGGLCALATFDRQELQRNVISSSSFKLFLELEPQVRDIIFKFYESKYASCLKMLDEMKDNLLLDMYLAPHVRTLYTQIRNRALIQYFSPYVSADMHKMATAFNTTVAALEDELTQLILEGLINARIDSHSKILYARDVDQRSTTFEKSLLMGKEFQRRAKAMILRAAVLRNQIHVKSPPREGGQGDLTPANSQSRMSTNM, encoded by the exons ATGCCGTTGCCCGTCCAGGTCTTTAACTTGCAG GGTGCAGTAGAACCCATGCAGATTGACGTAGATCCACAAGAAGATCAGCAAAATGCACCTGATATCAACTATGTGGTGGAGAACCCCACTCTG GATTTGGAGCAGTATGCCTCGAGCTACAGTGGGCTGATGAGAATTGAGCGACTGCAGTTCATTGCTGATCACTGCCCTCAGCTGCGGGTGGAAGCTCTCAAGATGGCTCTGTCATTTGTCCAGAGAACTTTCAATGTTGATGTGTAtgaagaaatacacagaaagttGTCTGAGGCCACCAG AGAACTGCAGAACACACCTGATGCTGTCCCTGACAGTGGAATTGAACCCCCTCCTCTTGACTCAGCTTGGGTTGAAGCTACACGCAAAAAAGCTCTTCTTAAACTGGAGAAACTCGACACAGATCTGAAAAATTACAAAGGAAACTCCATCAAGGAGAGTATCAG GAGAGGCCATGATGACTTGGGGGATCATTACCTTGACTGTGGGGACCTCAGCAACGCTCTCAAGTGTTACTCACGAGCCCGTGATTATTGCACCAGTGCTAAACATGTTATCAACATGTGCCTCAATGTCATCAAG GTCAGTGTCTACCTCCAGAATTGGTCTCATGTTCTGAGCTATGTAAGCAAGGCTGAGTCTACACCAGAAATTGCAGAA caaagaggagaaagagacaGCCAGACACAAGCAATTCTCACCAAACTGAAATGTGCAGCAG GCTTGGCTGAACTAGCTGCTCGGAAGTACAAACAGGCAGCAAAGTGCTTCTTACTGGCATCATTTGATCACTGTGATTTCCCTGAG CTGTTATCTCCCAGCAATGTGGCTGTGTATGGTGGTCTCTGTGCCCTTGCTACCTTTGACCGTCAGGAACTGCAACGAAATGTTATCTCCAGCAG CTCCTTCAAATTGTTTTTGGAGCTGGAGCCGCAGGTTCGTGACATCATCTTCAAGTTTTATGAATCCAAATATGCTTCATGCCTGAAGATGCTGGATGAGATGAAG GACAATCTGCTGCTGGACATGTACCTTGCACCTCATGTCAGGACACTTTATACCCAGATTCGAAATCGTGCCCTTATTCAG taCTTCAGCCCCTATGTGTCAGCAGATATGCACAAGATGGCCACTGCTTTTAATACTACAGTGGCTGCTCTGGAAGATGAACTTACACAGCTGATCCTGGAGGGACTGATCAATGCCAGAATAGACTCACACAGTAAG ATTCTTTACGCTCGAGATGTAGATCAGCGTAGCACAACTTTTGAGAAGTCTTTACTAATGGGCAAAGAGTTTCAGCGCCGTGCCAAAGCCATGATCCTGCGTGCTGCGGTCTTGCGCAACCAAATACATGTGAAG TCTCCTCCGAGAGAAGGCGGCCAAGGGGATCTTACTCCAGCAAACAGCCAGTCCAGGATGAGCACCAACATGTGA